Proteins from a single region of Deltaproteobacteria bacterium:
- the ruvX gene encoding Holliday junction resolvase RuvX, translated as MRILGLDYGSKRIGVAVCDELGITAQGLATITRKNRRQDIEKIAGFIRTYNVEKIVIGYPIKLDGTEGIQCEKVSKFARLLESTFSVPVVKWDETLTTKEAEEVLIRANMRREKRKTVIDKLAATLILQGYLNSRGSHENIRCS; from the coding sequence ATGAGGATACTTGGTCTCGATTACGGCAGTAAGAGAATCGGTGTTGCGGTTTGTGATGAACTGGGAATCACCGCCCAGGGCCTTGCCACCATCACCCGAAAAAATCGGAGGCAGGACATCGAAAAGATAGCCGGATTTATCAGGACGTATAACGTGGAAAAAATTGTAATCGGCTACCCGATAAAACTTGACGGCACTGAAGGCATTCAATGCGAAAAAGTCAGCAAATTTGCACGGCTTTTAGAATCCACATTCTCCGTTCCTGTTGTCAAATGGGATGAAACCCTTACGACAAAAGAGGCTGAAGAAGTCCTGATTCGGGCTAATATGCGAAGGGAAAAAAGGAAAACAGTAATCGATAAACTTGCCGCCACTTTGATTCTCCAGGGATATCTGAATTCCCGGGGAAGTCATGAAAATATTCGTTGTTCGTAA